The DNA window CGGCCGCGGCGTCGATCTCTGCCAGGCCGCCGGCATCCCCGCCATGTTCCCGCTCATGGCCAGCAGCCTGGGCGCCGCCCATCTCCTGGCGGGGCGGGTCGACGAGGGGCTGGCGCTCCTTGAGGAGGCGGTCGCCCAGGGTGCGGCCCGCCGGATGATGGGCTGCCAATCGCTCCGGGTCGCCCAGCTCGGCGAGGGACTCCTCCTTGCCGGCCGACTGGACGACGCCAGCGCGGCCTCGGACCAAGCCCTGGAGCTGGCCCGCGCTCACGAGGAGCGGGGGCACGAGGCGTGGGCGCTGCGGCTCGCCGCCGAGCTGCACTCCCATCCTGACCGCCTCAAGGTCGAGCAGGCCAGGGACCTCTGGCGCGAGGCCCGCGCACTCGCCGATGAACTCGGGATGCGCCCGCTTGTGGCCCGCTGCTATCTCGGGCTCGGAACGCTCTGCCTTCAGACCGGCGAGTGGCGGACGGGCCGCGAGCACCTCACGACGGCCGGGAGGCTGTTCCGAGAGATGGAGATGCGGCTGTGGTCGGAGCGCACGGCGGCGCTGAACGAGCTTGACTAGCGACCGTCGCGCAAGTACCGGCCGTCCTTGACAGGGTCGCTCCGCCACGGGTATGCTGTGCCGCGCGGTGGGGCTGTAGCTCAGCTGGGAGAGCACAAGGCTGGCAGTCTTGGGGTCAGGGGTTCGAGCCCCCTCAGCTCCACCAAATCTTGACGCGGGGTTACGGAGCGATCCGTGACCCCGCGGTTGTGTTCGGCACCCGCTGCTGCCGCGCGAATGGCGTTCACGTCGCTGTCGACGAGCTGGGCCGGCCCTCTACTGTACAGACACATGCTATTATTCGTCTGTACACTGAACGTTCGGCAGGAGGAGGCGGAATGGCCACGAAGGCAGGCGCGCAGACCCGGGTGGGCAGACAGCGCAAGAACTACCGCATCGACACGGCGAAGCTGGAGCGCACGAAACGGATCCTCGGGACCCGCACGGAGACCGAGACGATTCATCGGGCATTGGACCTGGTGGCTGACGAGGCTGCGCTCGCGACGGCCTTGGCGCGCTTTCTCGAGAAAGGGCGCGGGCACATCGAGGACGTCGATGCCCGCCGGTAGATGGCTGGTATTCGACACGAACGTCTACGTGGTCGCGCTGCGGGAGGGGGCAGGCGGTCACGCCTCCGAGCTGCTCGGACGGCTCGTGCCGCGTACGTATCTCGCTGCCGTCGTGTCTGCGGAGCTGCACGCCGGCGCCCTGGACGATGTCGGGCGCGAGGCCGTTCGAGGGCTGGCCGAGCCATTCTTACGGCTGGGCCGCGTGGTGACGCCTGACGCTCGGGCCTGGGATCGGGTGGGCGATGTCCTCGCCGAGGCGTGGCGCCGCCAGCCCCAGCTTCGGGACCGGCTCTCCGCCCTCTGGAATGATGCGCTCATCGCCCTGTCCGCGCGCCAGATCGGCGCGACGGTGGTGACGCAGAACGTGCGCGACTTCGCCCTGCTGCGCCGGTACGCGCGCTTCGAATTCGAGCCCTTTCAAACCTTCGGCCAGCACCCCGCTTGACGGCGAGGGGGGGCGGGTGAAGCGCGGCGCGCCCCGGAACGGTTCAGCGCCTGCGCCGCTTGCCGGCGCGGGCGGACGGGAATTGGGCAGCGAGCCAGGGGCCGGCGCCCGGCGTGGCTCGCCAGAGGTCGCCGAGCATGTCCTCTATGACGGCGGCCTCCTCATGGCTGCCGAGCGCGTAGGCGGCGGGCATCGCGCCCGGCCATGTCTGCTTGCCGAGCAGGTAGCGGGGAGCATGGCGATTGGCGCGCACCGCCCGCCGGAGGTGTTCGTTCGCCGGGACGGCGTCGCCCCCGCGCCGGAAGGCATGGAGCGCCCATGCATAGGCCCATGCCGCGGTCCCCTCGTCATGGAACTGATCGAGGAGCCCCTCCGCCTCGGCGTCACGGCCGGCCTCGAGCAGGACGGGTAGCAGCGAATAGCGGACACCCTGGTTGTCGCCCGGATTCAGCCGGAGGAGATCTCGATAGTGATCCACCGCCGCATCGCGCTCCCCGAGGGCTTGCAGGCTCTGGGCGAGCCCGAAGCGGGCCCGCATGTAGGGGCGCGTGCTGATCATGCTCCAGAAGTGGCCGGTATCCTCGGTGAAGGCGGTAGGGCCCAGCGCCCGCTCGCCGGCCGCCACCCCGCGGGCATAGAGATCGCGGGCGGCCGGTAGCTCCGTCGCCGCCTCCGCCAGGAGCACGTAGGCGTCGGCGCAGTCGGGGGAGACCTCGAGGGCCCGCCGGGCGAGCTGGACGCGCCGGCGGCCGCGAGCCTCCACCGCACGGTAGGCGATCTCCTGCGCGCGCTCGATCGGCGTCGAGGCCGTGGAGGGGATGGCGTCGAGCGCTCCCGAGAACTTCCGCTGGATGCTCGCGTTCAGCTCGTCCGTGCTCTCGAAGGACTCGCCGGCGGTAAAGCGCTGGACCTCGAGCAGCACGCGCTCCATGGCCCGGCGGTCCGGCAGGCCTCCGACTCGCGGCTCGGCGGGAGCATCGAGAGGCCGCAGCAGCTCCGGCAGAGCGAGCGTGATCCGGCGTGGCCCGTCCGCGGCGGGCACGTCACGGCTCCAGCGCCCGCTGTCGATCTCGTCCTCCGTGGCCCGCGCCAGCGCGCGAAGGATGGCCTCGAGCTCGGCCAGCATCGGTCCCTCGGGCCGGCGCAGCTGGCCGTTGGGCCCGAACCATACCGCCACCGGGTACGCCGAGGGCCCGGCCACCGGCAAGGCATGCTCCTCCCACAGATCCACGTCGCCGAAGGGCATCTCGTCGATGGGGCCGAAGAGAACGCTCCACCGCCCGCGAGGCCCGATGAGCGTCTCGGGATCGGGGTCCTCCTGCAGCCGCTCGAGCTCCCGCGGGCTCGCGAAGAACCCCACCCCGAAGACCTGGCCCCCGGCGCCGAGGACGGTAGCGCACGAGAGGCCGCGGTCGACTGCCGGGGCCTCGATGCGGATGATGTCCTCATCGCTCAGGTGGCGCCACAGGGCCGCGTCGAAGAACTCGCGGGCCGCCTCGGCGAACGCCCGCATACGCTCGACGGTCACGCCCCGGGCCCGGAGGGCCTCGGGTGGCAGGGGCTTGCCCTCCGTCATCTCCACCATCTGACCGAGCTTGCCCCGGACGAGCGAGATGTCGTCGACGACGTGAACCTCCAGCTCGGGGTCGCCGACGCCCCGCGCGATCGCCTCGCCCAGGGCCGGGGCGACCACCTCGATCCGGGCCGGGCGCGTCCGGGTGAACCTGAGCCCCAGATCGAGGAACACGTCGAGGGCGAGCCCGGCGTCGGGCGCGCCCTCGGCGAGCTTGACGTTCACCATGTCGGTTTCCCGGCTGACCCACACCGCCCCCCACGGGCGGACGGGAATGTCGCCGGGCGCCCCGATCCACATGGGCATCTTCACGAGCCCGCCCTGCCAGGTCTCGGAGGAGCGCCGCGCGAGTCGCTTGAATCGACCGACCACCAGGGAGGAGATCTCGGCCATCAGCGGG is part of the Candidatus Rokuibacteriota bacterium genome and encodes:
- a CDS encoding PIN domain-containing protein — protein: MPAGRWLVFDTNVYVVALREGAGGHASELLGRLVPRTYLAAVVSAELHAGALDDVGREAVRGLAEPFLRLGRVVTPDARAWDRVGDVLAEAWRRQPQLRDRLSALWNDALIALSARQIGATVVTQNVRDFALLRRYARFEFEPFQTFGQHPA